The DNA sequence tttgcttCCTATATGTATTGGCATGGATATTTGTGTTCATTTCATTTTGTAGATTGATGTATTGTTGAATATTTTGAGCTAGCATGGACTTCTGGTCTCGCATCTTCTTTATGTAATTTCCCCCATGAGTACTTTCCATGAAGATAGGTCTTTTGGTCTAATCTTTTTAAGCACAAAAATTAGGGTGTTTGTCGTGGAAACTTTTTTCTGACTATTGTTTCTTGAGACTAAGCTTGTTTTTAACCTCCAAGATGGTGTATTCAATTGTTTTCACCTAGTGGTAACTAAAGATTTGAGTAAACATTCGGAAGTTCTCTATTGTTTAACTTTCTTTGGGGGTTAGATACCGTACTTTTGCATGTATCATTTCTTTCTGAAAAAGTGTCAAATTAAATGATATAATGAAAGCTTTTGTCATAGGAAAACATGTCAAGCGGCTCTTAGAAGATATTCCAAATCAACAAAATATTATCATTCTTTTTATGGCTACAAATTTCAATAGTTTCTGGCCGTGAAATAGCTTGCTAACTGTAACATTTTTTGGTTGAACCTTCTGTGTTTACATGTTATTCTGTTGATCATGATGCAGCCATTCTCCGGATAAACATCAGCAGAGAAATTGGTTCAAACTGTTTTATCTGTTCTTAGTTGTGTGAGTTCAAGGCAACTTGGTTGATGGGAATTAGGAATTCACTTATGGTGGAAATATGTTAGCTGTATTTTGTATTTGCCTGTAACAGTTTTCTGTGGTTTGGTGCAGGCATGGACTTAACACAGAAAACAATTGGCTAACCAAAACcctgattcaattgaaaatgttCTCTCTTTAGAAGAGTTCTGATGACAAAAACCAAAACGAATAAGTACTTACTCATATAAGAACAATCATGTTCCATGTACTAAATGAGCTTTTTCATGATTTTCGTTTGATGGCCATGTAAAGCacacaaatgatgaagaatggtGTGATTGCAATAAAGAGTAAACAACTCCTGCAGTAGATTTGCTGGAGTTTGTGAAGATATAATTGTTGTTTGCTGCACTTCCTGCATTATCTGTGTAACTTAATTTTCTTCATCTTACCACTGTCGTTGCTTCACTGTGCAGCTATATGTGCATGGTGAGAAGTTCAATCAACCAATATTTTTCTGCAACAACATATCTGGCTTTGTGGAGCCTGTAAGTACACAAGTTGTGATGCATCATTATTCATGACGAATTTGGACACttatcttttgaaaatgaccccaGGTGGTACCAGATGACCAGCACAGGGCACTTTACTCCACTCATGCGTTTAAGATATTGTTCAAGGAGGGTGGATGTGGGACCTTTGTGCCGTTGTTCTTCAACTTGATATCCTCTGTGAGGCAATACAATCAGCATGTTAACACTGAAAGTGCGCCGCGGGTGGATCCTTTACAAGCAGCAGCAACTCCGGTTGATGAGATGATGAGACATGCGTAAGTACTAGTAGCGTCTTTtatagaaaaaatttaggagagagagaaccaGGAAGGCTCGTTATATTGAGTCACTTGGGGAAATGTATGGAGGGCGAAGCATATTTGAAAAACTCCATTGTGTCTTGTAaatgaaatgcattttttttttcgaacttcTATTTAGAGAGAGGGGGCTTCAAGTTCTTAGGAAGATTTGCAAAAAGGATGCTGGTCCATGTCTTTTAATGTGGTCTGACACTGTTGTGATTGGCTTAGTTGTTAGCATATGACGGAATTCTTGATTGAACAGAGGGATAAAGCCCTAACTTTCTGCTGTTGATTTTGCAGATACGTCGATCCAAGTGACCCTACCAAGATCTTCTTACAGCAGCCTACTCCGGAGTCACAGCTGAGGCGCCGTGCATACCATCCTCAGCCTGCTGAAAACTCCATATGATTGGAGTTGGATGTTTCCGGTACTAAACAATGCTGGTGTTCTGTATTTGGTTTCTTCTATGTAACTGAAAATTGTATCATACTATGTTGGCGGTGATACTTATAATAAGAAGCATGTGTAAAGTTTGAATATACCCCCCTTGCCAGACTAGCTTCTCTTTTAGCTGGGCATGACCTTTAGCTTGCCCTTAGCTAATGAGAAGTGAAATATGAAGTTTGTAGGCGAATTCTTCGCAAAATCCAATCCAATTTATCTTAACCATATTCCGAAACATGAAAACCCTATTGGTTTCATCAGCTTTGTCTATTGAGCCATGGAAAGATCCAACAAAAGACGGTGGATTGTTGTAATTGAAATGCGCCTTGGGGGAAAGTGAATGCGTTGCACAACTTGGTTTTGGGTTTCTGCCTGCCTAGAGGCCGCAAATTGCAGTTAAACAGTACATGATCCCATCTTTTTCTGGCTTAATCGCCTGAAAAAAAAGTTCGCAtaaaacgaagaagaagcagaacTCGATGCACAATGGTAATTAGTATTTGATGTATACGACAATGTCACGTCGAAGAAAACAAGGACAGTTGCCTATGCAGAAAACAATCACGGCCAAACCAACAGCCCCTGGAAGATCATCTTACGCATTCAAACGACAACACAGGCAAGAAGTCAGGTCGTCGGATACGGCCACGACCAACCCATTTTCTCTAAGTCGGTAACAAGCAAAGTAGAGCCGTAGTTCGCAAAATATGAGCACGATCGACACCGGAAACACGAAGAAGAAAGCACCCTTTGAGAAGGAACTCCTCAGGGTTCAGAGCACCGAGGAGTCGTGGCGACTACAATGTCGAGTTGCTGAAGCAGCAGCAGAGGTGGGGAAGGGCTTTAGCTACCGAGTCACCATCACGGTGGTGTTGAGGCTTGGAAGCAGTAGCAGAGAAAGCAAAGGGCTTGACATCAGCGTCGACCTCGTCCTTGAAATCATGGAAATCAGCCTCGAAACTGTCATCCGCGACGGCTTCCGATCCGGCCTGCCCTTTCGAGTGGTCGCCTGACCATTTCTTCAGATCGGGCCATAGGAAATCCGCGGTCAATCTGCAGGTCCTGTGGCCGGGGATGAAATCGGTGGTGATAATAGCACCTCCGCTCATTGTTGAAACGGGACGATAAAATCAGGAGAAACAGAAAAAGTGGCGACGAGACGACTAGACCAAAAATGCGAGTAAAGTGATAGGGAGGATTTCAGAATTTTAATCCATATAACAACGTTAGCAAAGCACAAACCAGCGCGGATAGCCCACTGATAAAGAGACCATAGTTTTCTACGAAAGTGCGAGTGATGTTACGACAGCGCCAATTAAGAATCAATGACATagatgattcatgaactttgactCAACGTGTAATTTCGACTcagaatttctaatttattcgACGTGGTCCTTGAATTaatgataaatgttcaatgtaatcccttCGTTTTTCCTCAAATGACAAAGTGAACGTTATTTGATAAAGTCTATTATTTACATGTTGAGTTGGATAATTAAAAAACGATGAATCAATAGGTCCATCTTTTTATCCATCTATATTAGGCTGTTGACATGTCCATCTTACTTGGATAATTTGAGTATAACTTTCTTTTTGTCCACCGTTCAAACTCAACAAGTTGAGGTCACATCAGCAGATTATTCCATTAACTTGACTTAACATAAGGACGGCATTGgacaatttcataaaatttaaggactatattgaacatgtactaatcGTTCATTATCCAAATTAAATAGGTTAAAAGTACAGGGGTGACATCAATAGATCAAAGTTTAAGAATCATTCGTGCGATAATAAAGGTGGATTACTCCTCTCCACCTTTTCattcggaaaataaaaagtacaaaCTAGGCTAATCGCTAATTCTCAAAACATGCCTCTTGAATGTTTTTAATGTTCCCTTATTTTCCACGACACGAAGgttgaagaaaaaagagatgaaaattCAAGGATGTTTCCtcttatcattattattattcaacCTTTGTAGCTGGAAATCGAGTGTCCAAGCGCTTTCGTTTCCGAGGTTAGCAACACGACGATTTCCTACTCAAAAGATACAATATTTCACTTTGAAAAGCAAAGTCAAAATAAAAGGTCAACAATCTTATGATATCTTTAAGTAAAGTAGGGCAACATTATCAATCAAGAGTTGTGAACGAACCAGATCTGTGATGAATTTAGAGTCAATCTCGATGATGATCGTGTGAAAATGAAATGGTTTCTTAAAGTTTGAGCTTCAACCACAATGcccaaaattcgaaaaattctaCTTCGGACAATAAACATATTCAAGCGAAGATTGCAAAAACCACAGAACCAATCACTCGATTCGCTTCTGAACGGTCCCCGCGCGCCTCCAAGTCCCAAGTTGCCTTTAGTAGCCCCATTGGCATTCGGTTTAATCGATCCGAAGGTGAAGGATCCCAACTGACCAAAATCAAAGAAAGTGCCTGATCCATTTCACGTCGAGTTATTCGCCAACGAAGCCTTGATACTTCCCTTCGTGTGTGTGACCAAATGACTTGTACTAGATTCGAAGTGAAACCAAAATTGTCCTGGAAAAACTTGACTTGTACTAGTTTCCCCATTTCCTAAAACTCCACGAAGCTCCTCCCAATAAGGCCGGTCACACATTTACAATTGCCTTCCATATAAGTATAAGATCGAGTCATTAGGTTTAGCATGAATATTGAGCCTCTTCTCAAGATGTGAACAATATTCAGCAATCACAATTTCTGCCTGGAGATTATTGGGTGGAGTCTTGAGGCCTCATGCTGTCTCTGTTACGAATCCTAGACCAGCCAGCACGAGAGATCTAATGCCAAGGCCACCACATTTGCTTGGGCTTGCATGGTTCATTCCAAATTCAGGAAGTGAATTCATATGAAAGCACGACAACTATTTTTCTATATCTAGACAAACTTGAATTGGAACCTTAGTGCACTGTATCTGATAGTTAGCTATAGACATATCCAAAGTAAGCTAAAGTAATTCGACCTGCCATCAACAAGCTTGCACTATTTTCGTGAATTATCGAGCATCAAAATCACGTGAAAATTACCCGATCGTCCCTGAAATTTATTGTACAAAACTCATTGTACAAATGCcatttcaatcttaaattttttaattttaccaatttagtcctaaatctttgcgctaaatttcaatttggtcatttcgGTCAATTTCCGCCAGAAATCGCTGGCATGGCAATCAAGTCATCGGCGACCATTCGATTCGACACATCCgacacgtcagcaatttccagcgaaaattggccggaatgactatattgaaatttcacgcaaaGGTTTAatgctaaattgacaaatttgaaaaaaaaaattaagactgaattgatgtCCATACAATAGACTTAGGACTAATTGAACAATTTCCACCCCCATTTCTTTGTATATAAAAGGCCCAATTCCCTAGCGAGAGCATAGGTGACAACCAAAGGCCAAAGGGTTGGTGCTTTGTACACGGACGATCGAAATCTATCTACGTTTGTCCCTTCTTATACCTAATCCAAGTATGTGTTATCCACTGAAGTCTGTGGCCGAAGGAAGTAGTCCTTAGATTTTTAAGCGCCTgtcctttttcaaattttcgatGAGTCCTTCAGGTTTTGCTTCTCTCTCGGCCGTAATGTGTATGGGAACACGTTTCTTGTCACGCTGAATCATTCATTAGATGCTGAAAGCAGCGCTCTGTTAGcctgagaagaaaaaaaaaattaggttccATTTGttctgcaaaaaataaatgatttgaaacctaaaaatgatcgtttaaaataattaattaatagagAGTATTTTTATTATGGACAATAATTTAagtctaaacatttttgtaagcaattaaatctaaatattttcatgaacggtgaaatattttttgtttatttgtttttgtaagcgataaaaGCAATCGAGTTCCGGAATATATATCTCAAACCATCTAGTTTTctcaaaacaaacggagcctcagAGGATCAACTCCTGCCATAGAGAGgggtggggggagagagagggttaCTGGGGAGAAGGAAGTTGAAATATGAGTCAAATGCACGGACTGAAAAGAATGGGTGAAGTAAAGTGAATGTTGGTCTGAACAAGACCTTCCTCGGAGTTTTTTGCAGTTCCAAAGGTCAATTGAAACTGAATATGCCCATCTTGTGAATTGAACAACATATAATCAACAAATCACTATTCAACTCGGTATATCGCAATCCAAAACTACGTTCATATGCCTACACGGAGCAACATCGCTCATTTATTTGCATTGGCACCACCCTTTTTCTCAGTCAAGTAAACAGGGTAGATCCACGTGTGATCTCTGACCTCTATACTTCATGGTATAAATACAAACCAAGACCAAATCGAGCACATGCTTTGCAGAAAGCCATTTCCTCTGCCGCAGCAACCGGATCTGCATCGTGACCATCAGCAGGTGATACGGTCCCAGTCGCCTCCCGATGCGCCTGTTCAGGTAGGGTTGCAGACAGAGGTATACTCAACCAATTCAGTTTACAGCAGAACtagtaatttgaaaattttgcaatggCATGttcatttttctgattttagcCCATTGATAACAAGGACGAGAATTAAAACTCGGGAACACCACCAAAGCTCCCTTTAAGCTGATTTACAAGAAACTACCACACTTCCAGATACTTCTTATCCTTTATGACCAAACAAAATGCATCTTTAGACTTCATGTTCTCTCAAGACCTCTGGAGACTTTATTGTCAATTGCTAGGATTAATTTGGTTGAAGCACATTGGATTCCAGAGCAAAAGAATCAAGAAACATTGTAGAATTGCAATTTTTGTTTGGATGTGCGTAATATttatcattctttctttttgttgctaaaATTAACATCCaccagtcataaacctttaattGTCCTTCCTGTAATAAAAGGCGCAGCACTTCTTGGAGATTTTGACCTAAAAGATTTCTATAACCATTGTTCGATTATGAATGAAGAGCAACTAAGTTCTTCTCTCTCAGCTTTGATGGTCACAGCCATAAGTCTAGTAACCAGCAAACAAGCTACTAAATTTCCTCTTTCCCTTCTCTCCCGCCCACAGTTTTTCATTATAACTCCCACCCACAGTTTGCATTATACCTACTGTTCACaaccaattttgtcctaaatctttctCCTTTGTTACTAGTCTCTACCTTATGCCAATAATGAACCGCTGATAAGTTCAAGGGAACGATCAGATTATGTCTAATATACAATATGCCTCCATGTGTGGTATTACCAAATATGCATCCAGTAAAACATATTCAAAATCAGTCGTAGAAGGGTTAATATAACAAAGAGAACACATTTGTCAAGCACTTCGTTTCTGCATTAGATGCATATATTTCTACCATTTGTGAGACACAGTAGTTGAAATTGTTCGAGCATATGCCACGTCCAAATTTCATAATAAACCAATCCCAAAACTCCGTAGGCAGAAACATCAGGTCAAAGGCTAAGTCATCCAAACACACGAAGGTCTTGCTAAACCAAATAATATTGCTATTTGATTTGTCTGAGATTACGCTAGTAATACTGATGATGGGAAGTGAAAAGAGTAAGGAAACCCCTGTTAATTTAAGAAACAGCACATGAATGCTGCAAACTCGCACAGCAGACAAATTGCAGGATATGCAGGTCACATGTGTGCATATTGTAAAGAAAAGAGCCCCACCTCTCCATCAGATCCTCGTACCGTGACCCGATACACCACGGTTACGCTTCCATTGTCCGAGAATATAACATCACGTATCTCTCCACACCATCCTGTGGAAAATAGTAGTGAATATCTGAAGAGATGCACAGAAACTCATGTTTCCATTTCATGCAGGcatcaaatcaagaaaatagCTAGTGGCCAGTAGAAAATCAAGAGACGGAGTGAAAAGCAGTGCTGTAGAACTATCAACAATGCAATGAGAGGTTAGTTCCGACATAGACATCGTTCATATCCAAATAAAGTCTACCGATGGCTCCCAGCTGTTTACTGAACATGCTTGCCATATAACTGTTCCAATGATACTGAATACTTCCATCGATGAGATCAAATGTCTCTTAGAAGATGTGGAAGTCCTAAACTATACTGACCACAAGAATAACTGGCAAGACTTCTTTGAAGTCTTCGCAGCGAAGAAACTAATAATATAGTTAATGGAATAACAATGAAACGACTTTGGAGTAAAATTTAGGATGTGATGTGGCGGATATGCATTGATCAAAATGCAAGAGCTTCAATACAGAGGATGGGATCCTGGGCACACAGCTTATGATCATAATCATGAAGCAAGATGCAATTTTTAACAAACCAAGTTGCAATGAAGCATCAACATTTCTGTTGGATTGAACTTGAGAGACCACAAGCAGAAACCAGAGCTCAAATTAACAAGCAAAGAGGTATTGAATCACGTAATGCAGGCTTTTATAGTACAGAAATTAGAAATTCATCAATTTCacacacaaagagagagagagagagagagagagagctgaggaATTGAAGATACCAGGGGCATAGAAGCTTAACATCCGGTTCGCATGAAACCTAAAAGACAGAATCGAAAATCATCCGAAGGGACAAAAAATCAGACCAGATCAAATGTTAGATCATCAGATACATGAGCACATTATCGACATGGCGAGTCAACTCAATGCTAAATGAAGGACAAAACTACCAGGGAATGTAATTGGAGGCCTGATCGGGGTCGTGATCGGGATCGCCGTCATGAGCAGTTGGAAGCGACTTGATGATGTTGTCAGGGATCTTCTTGTTGAGGTCCCGGAGGATCTCGGCGAGAGGGCGGGTTATGCACGAAGAGTAGGACGCGGACATCGAGTTGTCCAGCGGCACCACGTAGTTGGAGCTCGGCACCGAACCTTTCTTCTTGctgcagccgccgccgccgccgccgccgttgcAGTTCGTGGAGTTGCTGTTGCCGGCCGCGCGGACGAAGCCGCGGAGAAGGAGGCTGGCTGGTCTACGCGGCCTCATTTCGAGGACGGAGGCCGGTCTCGCGGAGTCGCCGTCGGCTCCGGCGGTTCCGGAAGGCGGAGATAGCAAGCTCTTCGGGAGGAGAGCGGAGGAGCTGATCCGCAGTGCCATTGGGCCGgccggcggcggcagcggcgagAGCGTGATCGGTTCAAGCGAGACGCGACGCAGACGGTGGCTGTGTGTGGGGATGGGTAGACCAAGCTGGGGTAAGTGGCGTCATGGTGACAGTTGGCGGGGGTCTGTTGCTGCACGCGCTGGCTACCAACTCCCTCTTGCAAGAAAATTTCAATGAGTCCCTGAGGTGGAATTATTTTCGCAAGTGACCCATGTATTTGATTTTTGTCTCAAATGAGCCCCTACACTTAAAACTCGACCGACATATGTCAATTGGCCCTCCGCGCTCACCGCCGGTGGACAAAGTTGCCGGCGGCGCCGAGGCAAAGAGAGAAAGGCAGCAGAGCGGGAGCGGAGTGGAGGTCAGACGTGGCAGTAAATGTGATAAAGTGGGTCTAGAATTCATATTTAATGATATGGATCATAATGGGTTGTTTTGAGCTTCAAAAAACAAGCTTAAGTGCACCATAAATTAGTTATTTAACAACTTAATACATCTAAAATGGGCCGGACTTagaatgaaaaaaggaaagggaaaaataaaattaaaaatttggattttttaaataaattataaaaattatccatagtGTTTTAgtgatataaattttttttaaaaattatgaaaaaaataaaatttcctaaaattgattaaatatgaaattattcTAGCAATATGAGTCCGATCAgta is a window from the Rhodamnia argentea isolate NSW1041297 chromosome 8, ASM2092103v1, whole genome shotgun sequence genome containing:
- the LOC115736599 gene encoding UPF0664 stress-induced protein C29B12.11c — its product is MALNPQLFQNGIPVPFVNEMFVLGRDGVEFEVDKIPGSQGGRVKAKGTIYLSNVRMVFVASKPVGSFTAFDIPLLYVHGEKFNQPIFFCNNISGFVEPVVPDDQHRALYSTHAFKILFKEGGCGTFVPLFFNLISSVRQYNQHVNTESAPRVDPLQAAATPVDEMMRHAYVDPSDPTKIFLQQPTPESQLRRRAYHPQPAENSI
- the LOC115736597 gene encoding LOW QUALITY PROTEIN: DNA repair RAD52-like protein 2, chloroplastic (The sequence of the model RefSeq protein was modified relative to this genomic sequence to represent the inferred CDS: deleted 1 base in 1 codon); this translates as MTPLTPAWSPIPTHSHRLRRVSLEPITLSPLPPPAGPMALRISSSALLPKSLLSPPSGTAGADGDSARPASVLEMRPRRPASLLLRGFVRAAGNSNSTNCNGGGGGGGCSKKKGSVPSSNYVVPLDNSMSASYSSCITRPLAEILRDLNKKIPDNIIKSLPTAHDGDPDHDPDQASNYIPWFHANRMLSFYAPGWCGEIRDVIFSDNGSVTVVYRVTVRGSDGEAHREATGTVSPADGHDADPVAAAEEMAFCKACARFGLGLYLYHEV